The following are encoded together in the Drosophila takahashii strain IR98-3 E-12201 chromosome X, DtakHiC1v2, whole genome shotgun sequence genome:
- the Or9a gene encoding odorant receptor 9a encodes MSDKVTGKNQDKDQEQANDQSLRVQILVYRCMGIDLWSPTTANDRPWLTFVTMGPLFLFMLPMFYAAHEYITQVSLLSDTLGSTFASMLTLVKFLLFCYHRKEFVGLIYHIRGILDKEISVWPDAREIVAVENESDQLLSLTYTRCFGLAGIFAAIKPFVGIVVSLIRGDLIHLELPHNGVYPYDLQVVVWYVPTYLWNVMASYSAVTMALCVDTLLFFFTYNVCAIFKIAKHRMIHLPAVGGQEELEGLVQVLRLHQRGLQIADHIADKYRPLIFLQFFLSALQICFIGFQVADLFPNPQSLYFIAFVGSLLIALFIYSKCGENIKSASLDFGNGLYESNWSDFSPPTKRALLIAAMRAQRPCQMKGYFFEASMATFSTIVRSAVSYIMMLRSFNA; translated from the exons ATGAGCGACAAAGTAACGGGAAAAAATCAGGATAAGGACCAGGAGCAGGCTAATGATCAATCCTTGAGGGTCCAGATCCTCGTCTACCGCTGCATGGGCATCGACCTGTGGAGCCCCACGACCGCCAACGATCGTCCCTGGCTGACCTTCGTCACCATGGGTCCGCTGTTCCTGTTCATGCTGCCCATGTTCTACGCCGCCCACGAGTACATCACCCAGGTGAGCCTGCTCTCCGACACCCTCGGCTCCACCTTCGCCAGCATGCTCACCCTGGTCAAGTTCCTGCTCTTCTGCTACCACCGCAAGGAGTTCGTCGGGCTGATCTACCACATCAGGGGCATCCTCGACAAGG aaattagcGTGTGGCCGGATGCTCGGGAAATCGTGGCAGTGGAGAACGAGAGCGACCAGCTGCTCAGCCTGACATACACCCGCTGCTTCGGTCTGGCGGGGATCTTTGCGGCCATCAAGCCCTTCGTGGGCATCGTGGTGTCCCTGATCCGTGGCGACCTCATCCATCTGGAGCTGCCCCACAACGGCGTCTATCCGTACGATCTCCAGGTGGTCGTGTGGTATGTGCCCACCTATCTGTGGAACGTGATGGCCAGCTACAGTGCT GTGACCATGGCGCTCTGCGTGGACACGCTGCTCTTCTTCTTCACCTACAACGTGTGCGCCATCTTCAAGATCGCCAAGCACCGGATGATCCACCTGCCGGCGGTGGGCGggcaggaggagctggagggCCTCGTCCAGGTGCTCCGGCTGCACCAGAGGGGCCTCCAGATCGCCGATCACATCGCCGACAAGTACCGGCCGCTGATCTTCCTGCAGTTCTTCCTGTCGGCCCTACAGATCTGCTTCATCGGGTTCCAGGTGGCCGACCTGTTCCCCAATCCCCAGAGCCTCTACTTCATCGCCTTCGTGGGCTCGCTGCTCATCGCCCTGTTCATCTACTCGAAGTGCGGGGAGAACATCAAGAGCGCCAGCCTGGACTTCGGCAACGGGCTGTACGAGAGCAACTGGAGCGACTTCTCGCCGCCCACCAAGCGCGCCCTCCTCATCGCCGCCATGCGCGCCCAACGACCTTGCCAGATGAAGGGCTACTTCTTCGAGGCCAGCATGGCCACCTTCTCGACG ATTGTCCGCTCTGCCGTGTCTTATATCATGATGCTGCGCTCCTTTAATGCCTAA